GTCACGGCACCCGGCACGACCTCGTGCACCTGCTGGGCGCGGGCGAGCGTGGCCAGCCTCGTGCCGCCGAGGTAGGCAGCGCCCAACGCCTGCGCGGTCAGCCGCACGTCCGGCTCGTCCGTCACCCGTTCGAGAGTGGCCTTCCCGCTCTTCACGGTGAACCTGACACGACCCGCGTTCCACGGGCAGAAGTCGTCCTCGACCTCCAGCACCACGTCGACGTCCGAGGAGTAGCGGCGGGCGGCGAGCGCGCGGTCCACGTCCACCAGGCGCACCCACAGCGAGTCCGACCGGCCGCGCAGCGCCGACCGGGGATCGGCCAGCAGGTGCGTGACCGGGTCGTCGGAGGCGGTGTAGAACTTCAGCTCACCCACCATGTCGAGGTCCAGCAGGTAGCGGTACAGGGAGGCGTACGCCTCGGTGGTGCGGGCGGCGATCTCGCGCACGTGCACCTCGTTGCGCGGGCCGCGCTCCTGCCAGTCGCCCTTGACCCGGTACACCGCGTACCCGTCGGGGTGCAGCACGTACCGGTAGGCGGTGAGGCCGCCGCGGTCGCGCTCCTCGTCGGCCAGTTGGTGCTCCCAGTTGGCGTCCACGCGGCTCAACCAGCCCGTGCGGCCGGGGCGCAGCTCCTCGTAGAGGGCCTTGAGCGCCGGCATCGCCTCGTCGCGCTCCACCTCGCGCACCCTGGCGTCCCCGGTGCGGACGTCCGCGCGGAACGCCGCGCCGCGCGGCACCGACAGCCGCGTGAACTCCGCCGCGAGCCCGTAGCCGAACCGGCCGTAGATGCCCGCCTCCGACGCCCACAGCGCCGCGACCGCCTCCCGGCCCTCCTCGTGCAGGCCGTGCAGCTGGGCCGTCATGACCCGGGTGAGGACCCCGCGCCTGCGGTGACCCGGCTTCACGCCCACCGCCGTCACCGCCGCCACCGGGACCGGCCCCGCACCCGGCACCGTGACCTCGCGGGACTGGATGCCACCGCCGCCGACCAGTTCCTCCCCGTCGAACACGGCGTGGTGGCGCTCGGGTTCGAAGAGGCGGCGCCACCGCTCCGCGTCGACGGTGTCGGACTGGAACGCCGAGTCGACCATGCGCTGGAAACGCGGCAGGTCGGCCGCGGTCAGGGTACGAACGGTGAGCGCCATGACCACGTTCATACGCCGGTCGTCGCCGACGCGCGAACCGATTGAGGGTCGCGGTGGGCGGTCGTGATCGGCGATGCTGCACCCGTGGACCGGCAGGAGTTGAACCCGCACGCGTTGGCCCTCGCACTCCGCGCCGAGGTGACGGCCCTGGC
This region of Saccharothrix longispora genomic DNA includes:
- a CDS encoding GNAT family N-acetyltransferase, with the protein product MALTVRTLTAADLPRFQRMVDSAFQSDTVDAERWRRLFEPERHHAVFDGEELVGGGGIQSREVTVPGAGPVPVAAVTAVGVKPGHRRRGVLTRVMTAQLHGLHEEGREAVAALWASEAGIYGRFGYGLAAEFTRLSVPRGAAFRADVRTGDARVREVERDEAMPALKALYEELRPGRTGWLSRVDANWEHQLADEERDRGGLTAYRYVLHPDGYAVYRVKGDWQERGPRNEVHVREIAARTTEAYASLYRYLLDLDMVGELKFYTASDDPVTHLLADPRSALRGRSDSLWVRLVDVDRALAARRYSSDVDVVLEVEDDFCPWNAGRVRFTVKSGKATLERVTDEPDVRLTAQALGAAYLGGTRLATLARAQQVHEVVPGAVTALSHAFLGDHEPHCPEVF